The region GCGGGTGCAGGCGCGGGCGGCTTGACCAACGCTGGCTTCGGCTCCGGCTCGGGTTCGGGCGCGGCCTCCGGCGGCGCGGCGTCCTCCGGCGGCGCGGGTTCGGGCGCACGCGACTGGGTCGGCGGTTCGACCGCCGCCGGCGCGGTGGCTTCGAGCGCGACCTTGTCGACCAGGGAAATGTCGATCGCCTTGGTGGGCGGCGGAACCGGCGCCGGTTCCGACAGGAAACCGACCGTCAGCAGCGCGAAGATCGCCACATGCCCGACGACCGCGACGGCCAGGCCGATCTTTTCCGTCCGTTCCATCAGGTGTCGCGCCCGATCACTTGGGCCCGTCTCCCACCGTCACCAGCGCCACGCGGTTGAGCCCGGCGGCGTTGAGATCGCCCATCACGCGCATCACCCGACCGTAGTCGAGCTTCTTGTCGGCACGCAGGAAGATCTGCGGCGGCTGGCCGTTCTGCGCCTTCCTGGCGATCTGCGCGAACAGGTCGGGCAGGATCGCTTCGGTCACCTCGTCCTGATCGACGAAGATCTTGCCGGTCTCGTCGAGCGAGACCTGCACCGGCTTCTGATCCTGGTCGAGCGGCTTGGCGCGGCTGTCGGGCAGGTTAACCGGCACGCCCGCCGTCAGCAGCGGCGCGGTGACCATGAAGATGATCAGCAGCACCAGCATCACGTCGACCATCGGCGTCACGTTGATGTCGGCCATCGGCGCACGCCGCCCGCGGCCGCGCTGGGAGGGAAGGTTTATCGACATTATGCCGCGCTCACCGTCTGTGCTCGGATTCGAGCTGCCGGCTAAGCGTCGCGTGGAAGCCATCGGCGAAGCGGTTCAGCCCGGCCTCGATGCGGTTGATGCCGTGGCTGAAGCGATTGTACGCGATCACCGCCGGGATGGCGGCGAACAGACCGATCGCGGTGGCGAACAGGGCCTCGGCGATGCCCGGTGCCACGACCGCGAGCGAGGTGTTCTGTGCGGAGGCGATGCGCGTGAAGCTGTCCATGATGCCGATCACCGTACCGAACAGCCCGACGAACGGCGCGACCGAACCGACCGTCGCCAGCACGTTCAAGCGATCCGACATCTTGTCGATCTCGCCCGCGACCGAAGCGCCCATCGCGGTGGCCAACCGCTCGCGCGTGCCGTCGCGATCGACCGTGCCGCCGACCGTCGAGCGCCGCCATTCGGACACACCGGCGGCGAACACCTTGGCGACCGGCAGATCACTGTCGCTTTCCTTGCGGTAGAAGGCGTCGATATCGTCCGCCTTCCAGAAATCGCGCTCGAACACCGCGGCCTTGCGCCGGGTGGAGCCGATCTTCATCGCGAAGCTGACGATGATCGCCCAGGTCCAGATGCTGGCGAGCAGCAACCCGACCATCACGATCTTCACCAGGATGTTGGCGTGCAGGAACAGGCCGATCATCGACATGCTGGCAGGGTCTGTGTTCACGATTGCGTCCATCATTCTTCCGTTGTCTGTCCGGTAATATCGCCGGGGGCCATCAGCCGTTCGAACGCCGCGATCCATTCGCGCGGTTGCCGCCGCGGCCGGCCCGACGGCGCGACCAGAGCGGCCGTCACCTCGCCTTCGCTCAGTATCTCGTCACCCAGCATGACCCTCTGATGAATATCGACCGACGCGGCACGAATCTTCGTCAGGCGGCTGATAACGACCAGCGCATCGTCGAGTTTCGCCGGGCGTCGGTACCGGATCGCGAGCGCGGAGACCGCATAGGCCCCCTCGCCCGCATCGTGGAACGCACGCTGGTCGATCCCGGCCAGACGCAGGAAATCGGAGCGGCCGCGTTCCATGTAGCGCAGATAATTGGCGTGATAGACCACGCCCGACAGATCGGTGTCCTCGAAATAGACCCGCACCGGAAAACGGTGTTCCGATCCCACGAAGCGGCCTTCGGCGGGCTGATCCTGTGACGATGACGGCATCCCATAAGCCTTAGCGGACCCATGCCGGAGAAGGAACCCCGTTCGCCCCACCTGCGAAGACCTCTTGCAAGCATGTAACCTTGGGGTTACTAGTAACCTATAAGTTACATCAAAATGGGTGATTTACCATGACCGAGATCGAACAAGCCGAGCGCTCCGGACGCATCCGCGCTCGCGTCGTCATCGCGTCGGCGGCAATCTTCCTCGCGACCTTCGCCTTCAGCCAGGATGGCGGGCGCTCGGTCGATATCGTGCGGATGCTCGCCTGGGCCATCTGGAGCGCGACGTTGCTGCTGATCCTAGCCGGTGGCGGCGCCTGGGCGCGGCCGATGGGCGTGCGGCGGCTGATGAACGACGAGGTGACGCGCGCCAATCGCCAGAGCAGCCTCGCCGTCGGATTCTGGGTGGCGATGGGTACCGCGGCCGTCCTATTCGTCGCCGATCGCTACGAGCCGTTCCCGGCGCAGGAGGCGGCACGGATGATCCTCACCTTCGGCATAGCGGCGGCTTTGCTCCGCTTCGGCCTGCTCGAACGGCGCGCATATTCGGCATGAGCGAGCGCCTGGCCAACAGCCTGAAGGACGAACGCGCGCGGCTGAACCTGACCCAGGCGGATCTGGCCACCCTGGTCGGGGTCAGCCGCAAGACGATCAATACGGTGGAGAACGAGGTGTTCGTGCCCTCCGCCCTGCTCGCGCTGAAACTGGCAGCGGCGCTGGGCAAGCCGGTGGAGGCGGTTTTCCGGGTGGAGTATGGTTGACGGCGCATAAGCCGAATCGCGGCGGCGTCCGTGGACATCGCAGATCAAGTCTTGGTCGCAAGCACCGTGATCGCCGGATATATAGAGCGCGCCTTAGCCGCGAATTTCGCATCGCAGGTCGCGAGGTCGCAATCGAGATCCATGGCCAACGCCAGATAAAAACAGTCCGCAATCGGATGGCCAAGCGCGATCGCCAAGCGTCCTGCACGTTCCATATCCGCAGGCGTCATCGGATGCAGCGACAGCAATCCATCGCGTACGGCCTTTGCCCATGCAGAGAGCGCATGCTCCGCCGCCTCGGCGGGCATCTCCCCCATGTTCGCACGACGCACGATGGCACTGCCGACTTCGCTCAACACAAGATCGGGAGCGACGAGGTCGTCGGGATAGCTATCGACGAAATCCAGCGCCGCCGCACTGCCCTCTTCCCAACTGATCGTCCTGACGATCAGACTCGCATCGACGACGATCATTACTCGTCGCGGATGTCACGAATCAATTGTGTACTATCGGAAAGATAGCCGTGCTTTGCCACCATCTCGTCATGAAACGTGCGGAGATCGCCGACAATCTCGGATCGGCTGCGCAATCTTTCACCGAGCACCTGCCGCGCCTCGGCCTCGATCGACCGATTGTTCGCCTTGGCGCGCATACGCAGGCGCTCGTAGATTTGATCGTCGAGTTGCCGGATGGTGAGCGTCGCCATATGCCGGATATGCTACGCTGCCAGCAAAATGCAAGCATCACGCCGCACGCTTCTCCAGCGCGTGCGCGGCCTCGGCCATCAATGTGGCGATGATCTCGGCGATCGGCTCTTCCTTGGTGACCATGCCGACCGACTGGCCGGCCATCAGCGATCCGCTCTCGACGTCGCCGTCGATCACCGCGCGGCGGAGCGCGCCGGCCCAATAATGTTCGATCTGCAATTGCGCCTCGCCCATCGCCACGGCACCTTCGTCCAGCGCCTGTGCGACCTCGCGCTGCTTGGCGGTGAAGAGTTCGCTCGACGCGTTCTTCAATGCGCGCACGGGGATGACCGGTAGGCGCGGATCGATCTGCACGCTGGCGATCGCATCGCGGGCCGAGGCGCGGATGAACGCCTTCTTGAAATTGGCGTGCGCGATGCTTTCGGTCGCGCAGACGAAACGCGTGCCGAGTTGCACGCCCGCCGCGCCCATATCGAGGTAACCGGCGATCGCCTCGCCCCGACCGATCCCGCCGGCGACGAACACCGGCACCTGATCGGCGACTTCGGGCAGGATCTCCTGCGCCAGCACCGAGGTCGAGACCGGACCGATATGCCCGCCCGCCTCCATGCCCTCGACCACCAGCGCGTCGACGCCGGAACGGATCAGTTTCTTGGCGAGGCTGAGTGCGGGGGCGAAGCAGATCACCTTGGCCCCGGTTTCCTTGATCGCCTCGAGCGAGCCCTTGGGCGGCAGGCCGCCGGCGAGCACGACATGCGTCACCCGGTGCTTCGCACACACCGCGATCAGATCAAACAATTGCGGATGCATGGTGATGAGATTGACGCCGAACGGCTTGCTCGTCAGCGTCCTGGTCGCGGCGATCTCGGCATCGAGCAGTTCGGGCGTCATCGCCCCGCACGCGATCAGGCCGAAGCCGCCGGCATTGGACATCGCCGAGACGAGGTGGCGCTCGCTGACCCAAGACATCGCGCCGCACAGAATCGCGACCTCGCTGCCGAGAAATTCGATGCCGCGCGCCATGCGCCGGGCCAGACGCTCGGCGCCGATGGAGGATGTTTCGTTCATGCGCTGCGCCTTAGAAGTTTGATGACGTGAGGTTGAACCGCAGCCTCGGTCGTTCCCGCGAAGGCGGGAACCGATAGCAGCTGCTCTTATGAGATTCACTCAGTTCAGCCAGCATGGATTCCCGCCTTCGCGGGAATGACGATGTAAGGAAAGTCAGGATGCAAGCAAAGTCA is a window of Sphingomonas sp. Leaf357 DNA encoding:
- the tolR gene encoding protein TolR; protein product: MSINLPSQRGRGRRAPMADINVTPMVDVMLVLLIIFMVTAPLLTAGVPVNLPDSRAKPLDQDQKPVQVSLDETGKIFVDQDEVTEAILPDLFAQIARKAQNGQPPQIFLRADKKLDYGRVMRVMGDLNAAGLNRVALVTVGDGPK
- the tolQ gene encoding protein TolQ; its protein translation is MDAIVNTDPASMSMIGLFLHANILVKIVMVGLLLASIWTWAIIVSFAMKIGSTRRKAAVFERDFWKADDIDAFYRKESDSDLPVAKVFAAGVSEWRRSTVGGTVDRDGTRERLATAMGASVAGEIDKMSDRLNVLATVGSVAPFVGLFGTVIGIMDSFTRIASAQNTSLAVVAPGIAEALFATAIGLFAAIPAVIAYNRFSHGINRIEAGLNRFADGFHATLSRQLESEHRR
- a CDS encoding YbgC/FadM family acyl-CoA thioesterase, whose protein sequence is MPSSSQDQPAEGRFVGSEHRFPVRVYFEDTDLSGVVYHANYLRYMERGRSDFLRLAGIDQRAFHDAGEGAYAVSALAIRYRRPAKLDDALVVISRLTKIRAASVDIHQRVMLGDEILSEGEVTAALVAPSGRPRRQPREWIAAFERLMAPGDITGQTTEE
- a CDS encoding helix-turn-helix transcriptional regulator; translated protein: MSERLANSLKDERARLNLTQADLATLVGVSRKTINTVENEVFVPSALLALKLAAALGKPVEAVFRVEYG
- a CDS encoding type II toxin-antitoxin system VapC family toxin, whose translation is MIVVDASLIVRTISWEEGSAAALDFVDSYPDDLVAPDLVLSEVGSAIVRRANMGEMPAEAAEHALSAWAKAVRDGLLSLHPMTPADMERAGRLAIALGHPIADCFYLALAMDLDCDLATCDAKFAAKARSIYPAITVLATKT
- a CDS encoding FitA-like ribbon-helix-helix domain-containing protein; translated protein: MATLTIRQLDDQIYERLRMRAKANNRSIEAEARQVLGERLRSRSEIVGDLRTFHDEMVAKHGYLSDSTQLIRDIRDE
- a CDS encoding NAD(P)H-dependent flavin oxidoreductase; protein product: MNETSSIGAERLARRMARGIEFLGSEVAILCGAMSWVSERHLVSAMSNAGGFGLIACGAMTPELLDAEIAATRTLTSKPFGVNLITMHPQLFDLIAVCAKHRVTHVVLAGGLPPKGSLEAIKETGAKVICFAPALSLAKKLIRSGVDALVVEGMEAGGHIGPVSTSVLAQEILPEVADQVPVFVAGGIGRGEAIAGYLDMGAAGVQLGTRFVCATESIAHANFKKAFIRASARDAIASVQIDPRLPVIPVRALKNASSELFTAKQREVAQALDEGAVAMGEAQLQIEHYWAGALRRAVIDGDVESGSLMAGQSVGMVTKEEPIAEIIATLMAEAAHALEKRAA